The bacterium genomic interval CCGGCCGCCGCGCGGCCGCGCCGCCGAGCGCAACCGCCGCTCCGGCGCCGCCGAGCCTCAGCAGTCCGCGGCGGGTGATTCGCGCCGGCGCGCCGTCCGCCGGCGAAGATCGGTCGGGGGGCACGGTCAGGCGCGCCGGACCCGCAGTGTGCGGGCGCCTTCCCACTCCACCTTCTTGCCGAGCGCTGCCAGCTCCGGGACGCCGCCGAGCATCCGGCCGACGAGCGGCGTGGGGTGCGCGCCGTTTGGCCCTCCCATCAACGCCTGCCCGTACACGAAGCGCAGACCGTTCCACTTGTGGAGGAAGATGATGTCCCCCGGATTCTGGAGCTGCGACATGTTCTCGCGCTCCGGCGGCTCCGGGATCTGGACCCACAGCCGCAGCATGTCGCCGCTCCACTTCGTGTTGGTGACCGGACCTTCAAGCGGCAGGGCGTTCCAGATGTTGTTGCAGATGATCGGCGCCTGCTCGTCGAGCAGTACCGCCTCGAACGCGTGGTCCTCGAACTCAACCACGACCCGCCTCATTCCTCCGTCTCCTCAAGCCGGCGCAGCGTCACCGTCTTGGCGCCGTCCCACATCAGCCGCTCGGCCTTCTTGGCGAACGCGCCGAGGTCGCCTTCGATCCGGCCGAGCGCGGAGACCATCATCGCACCCAGGACCCACCGGAACCGGGCTTCGCCGTACGCGATGGCCAGCTCCCGGATCGCCGGCAGGAACACGATGTCGCCGGGCGCCTGAAAGCCGACGGGATTCTCCACGCCGAACGGAAACTGCGCGAAGTCGACGTCGATCGGCAGCTCGGTGTTCGTGTGGAACATGTCGCCGGACCATTTCGCGTGCGTGACGCGGTCTTCGAACGGCAGGCTCTCCCACAGCGCACCGACCGTGACGGGCGCCCGGTCGTCGTACAGGACGGCGGTCACCGCCACCCCGTCGAGCTCGATGCCGATCCGCTTCATAACGCCTCCTTTGCGCCGGAGCGAGTGATCATCCGCGCCCCCCGGCGCGGCACTAGCCCGAGGAATCTGCCGTCGCCGCCGCGGCGCTCCCAGCGGACGGGACCGGAGGGCGGGAGGCGGCGGCATCGGCGGTTAGGCGCAACCAGTCGAGGGTGCGTCCGAGGGACCAGACGGCCGCGTACTTGGCGGCCATGTCAAAGAGGTTGACGCGGTGAGGCAGCACGGCGCGGTCGAAGACGCACTCGGCGACGACGACCGTGCGAAAACCGTGCGAGACGCCGTCGACGACGGTGGCGCGCACGCAGCCGCTCGTCGTACAACCGCAGACGAGGAGGGTGTCGACGCGCGCGTGCACGAGATACGGCAGCAGTCCCCCGGCGTAGAAGGCGCTCGCCGCGCGCTTCTCAAAGACGCGCTCGCCCGGCGCGGGCGCGACAACATGGACGATCTCGCGGCCGTCGCGCCGCTCGTCCGCGGTTGCGTCCGGCGGATCCTCCGCGCCGCGCGTGTAGAGGATCGGCAGACCGGCCGCCCGCGCGGCGTCGAGCAGGCGGCGGATCTGCGGCAGGCTCTCCCACGCGTGCGGACCGCAGCTGTACCGGTAGCGGCGGATGCTGTCGAGGATCGGTTCGGGGCGGTCGCCGGTGAAGTTATTCTCGAGGTCGACGAGGACGAGGGCGGGCGCGACGCCGGGTTCGCGCTCCGTGCGCCAGTAGCCGAGGCGCTCGTATACCTGCACTTCGTCCGAGGTAAGGATGCCGCTCCAAGGACCGCCGCCGCCGTCGGTCATGTCCGCCGCCCCCGCGTCTCGCTTCGGCATGCCCGCGCCGCCCCCCTATCCCGCGGTGCGCCTACACGGCCGCCGCGCGGCGTGCGCAGATCCAGGCGCCGAGGAGCGCGTCGAGTGCCACGCTACCCGGCGCCCGCACGCAGACGATGCCGCGCCGATCGACGCGGGCGGGCGCCCGTCCGGCGATCACGTCCGCCAGGTCCGCGTCGACGTCCGACTTGCCGATGCGCCCCTCGGCGATCAGCCGCCGGAAATCCGCGCGCTGCGCGCACTCGGGCCAACTGGAAACGACGAGGCGCACCGTACCGCGCTCGCGGCGGACGAGAAGGTCGCCGCCGAGT includes:
- a CDS encoding DUF3830 family protein → MRRVVVEFEDHAFEAVLLDEQAPIICNNIWNALPLEGPVTNTKWSGDMLRLWVQIPEPPERENMSQLQNPGDIIFLHKWNGLRFVYGQALMGGPNGAHPTPLVGRMLGGVPELAALGKKVEWEGARTLRVRRA
- a CDS encoding DUF3830 family protein → MKRIGIELDGVAVTAVLYDDRAPVTVGALWESLPFEDRVTHAKWSGDMFHTNTELPIDVDFAQFPFGVENPVGFQAPGDIVFLPAIRELAIAYGEARFRWVLGAMMVSALGRIEGDLGAFAKKAERLMWDGAKTVTLRRLEETEE
- a CDS encoding isochorismatase family protein, coding for MPKRDAGAADMTDGGGGPWSGILTSDEVQVYERLGYWRTEREPGVAPALVLVDLENNFTGDRPEPILDSIRRYRYSCGPHAWESLPQIRRLLDAARAAGLPILYTRGAEDPPDATADERRDGREIVHVVAPAPGERVFEKRAASAFYAGGLLPYLVHARVDTLLVCGCTTSGCVRATVVDGVSHGFRTVVVAECVFDRAVLPHRVNLFDMAAKYAAVWSLGRTLDWLRLTADAAASRPPVPSAGSAAAATADSSG